From Candidatus Manganitrophus morganii, the proteins below share one genomic window:
- a CDS encoding S26 family signal peptidase yields the protein MSATRKRSFLSLTIFMTALLLAGSWIPQRFTVTITPSLWHRIYILDRAPSKEQMVRNAYVLFELNSRYLEGAKTQKTLKQVACSEGDTLTVKEGYYYCNDTYLGQAKDYSLKGEKLPHLEFEGVIPKESLFVFGSHVDSLDSRYFGFVRKEDVIAIAHPVF from the coding sequence TTGTCAGCCACGCGGAAACGCTCGTTCCTTAGCCTGACGATATTCATGACGGCGCTCCTCCTGGCGGGCTCCTGGATTCCCCAGCGGTTTACGGTGACGATCACCCCCTCATTGTGGCATCGAATCTATATCCTGGACCGGGCGCCTTCCAAAGAGCAGATGGTCCGTAACGCTTATGTGCTCTTCGAGCTGAACTCCAGATATTTGGAGGGCGCGAAGACCCAAAAGACCCTCAAGCAGGTTGCCTGCTCGGAGGGGGATACGCTCACCGTCAAAGAGGGGTATTACTACTGCAATGACACCTATCTGGGTCAAGCCAAAGATTACTCCCTGAAAGGAGAGAAGCTGCCGCACCTTGAGTTCGAGGGGGTGATCCCGAAAGAGAGCCTGTTTGTCTTCGGCAGTCATGTCGACAGTTTGGATTCCCGATATTTCGGATTTGTGAGGAAAGAAGATGTTATCGCGATCGCTCACCCTGTTTTTTAG
- a CDS encoding conjugal transfer protein TraF has product MLSRSLTLFFSLLVLTTFVHAGELPKEAPDVSKHGWWWYEKEPEKKEEKKEERRDARKVPSLSDHTPEDLWNMHPDDFQPLLMAFQKKAVMAPTIGNVKEYYTIQDIARRKALAFANVAAMVVQKYPELSLEKDYPNALPGKAAKTREQSAEVGQKIEQSKENFALLYFYSPTCHFCAEQDEILSFFLEKYRGWQVRKVDISRSTQLAEEFKVRAVPFIMLIHKDSKDFMPVSIGVVSLTDMEERLYRGIRILGNEITPEEFSMFEFQRGGGFDPTAPLKIKDDAP; this is encoded by the coding sequence ATGTTATCGCGATCGCTCACCCTGTTTTTTAGTCTGTTGGTACTCACGACCTTTGTCCATGCCGGGGAGCTTCCCAAAGAGGCGCCGGACGTTTCCAAGCACGGATGGTGGTGGTACGAAAAGGAACCTGAAAAAAAGGAAGAAAAAAAAGAAGAGCGAAGAGATGCGCGGAAGGTTCCCTCCCTTTCCGACCATACCCCCGAGGATCTCTGGAATATGCATCCGGACGATTTTCAACCCCTGTTGATGGCATTCCAGAAGAAGGCCGTGATGGCCCCCACGATCGGGAATGTGAAGGAGTATTACACCATTCAGGATATTGCCCGCAGGAAGGCGTTGGCCTTCGCCAATGTCGCAGCGATGGTGGTCCAGAAGTACCCGGAGCTCTCCTTGGAGAAAGACTATCCGAATGCTCTTCCCGGAAAGGCGGCGAAAACAAGAGAGCAGTCGGCCGAGGTCGGTCAAAAGATCGAACAATCGAAAGAGAACTTCGCGCTCCTTTATTTCTACTCCCCCACGTGCCACTTCTGCGCCGAGCAAGACGAAATCTTGAGCTTCTTTTTGGAGAAATACCGGGGCTGGCAGGTCCGGAAAGTTGATATCTCGCGCAGTACGCAGCTTGCGGAGGAGTTCAAGGTGCGCGCCGTCCCCTTCATCATGCTGATCCACAAGGACAGCAAGGATTTCATGCCGGTGTCGATTGGGGTGGTTTCCCTGACGGATATGGAAGAGCGCCTCTATCGCGGGATTCGGATTCTCGGAAATGAGATCACGCCGGAAGAGTTCTCGATGTTTGAATTCCAGCGGGGCGGGGGTTTTGATCCGACGGCGCCTTTGAAGATCAAAGATGACGCCCCTTGA
- a CDS encoding conjugal transfer protein TraH, which produces MMFTRWIIVAAILLIPAWTHAGWVDDWIDQKTETSPGYFEGQKRGYFNGGSFSARWYNSNDYIASLNPPRVKTGCGGIDVFGGAVSFLDFDRLVQKLQAMLTNAPAVAFDLAFNTLCEPCAKSIKSFEAITDTLNQLQFNDCQASQVLVAKTFQGMGAENAQIRAMAESDYTLNRGLQTLRAKLTDTWKSNNNQQTVNDNAQIAGCPTGLKEIFATPGKTVLQAIAEKKAYPVEYIDLARGFTGDIGITELTSPNGTKQIEPILIPPCEQNKEGAIDNFFTGQAYLRPADGSACRLITDANANLNQWAGNKLQGIVNKMRSGLALAPDEEGFINTLPLPAYSALKVAVISDQPGSTIAILSNITARAYAFNMMSDLYHLSLQSLYTARSVISAQGQAAQSDCQIDLMAPAIAQTEKLAVQIHASVEEIQRAYAAMAGEINTIMEVSARLEQFNDIARASLSQMFRPSLANRAIGR; this is translated from the coding sequence ATGATGTTCACGAGATGGATCATCGTGGCCGCTATTTTACTCATCCCTGCCTGGACACACGCCGGCTGGGTCGACGACTGGATCGATCAGAAAACAGAGACTTCGCCCGGATACTTCGAGGGGCAGAAGCGGGGCTACTTCAACGGCGGCAGCTTCTCCGCCCGGTGGTACAACAGCAACGATTACATCGCCAGCCTCAATCCGCCGCGGGTGAAGACCGGCTGCGGCGGCATCGACGTCTTTGGAGGGGCTGTGTCCTTTCTGGATTTTGACCGTCTGGTCCAGAAGCTTCAAGCCATGCTGACCAACGCCCCGGCCGTCGCCTTCGATCTCGCCTTCAATACACTCTGTGAGCCGTGCGCCAAATCGATCAAATCGTTCGAGGCGATCACCGATACCCTCAATCAGCTTCAGTTCAACGATTGTCAGGCCTCTCAGGTCCTGGTGGCCAAGACCTTTCAAGGTATGGGCGCAGAGAATGCGCAGATCCGGGCCATGGCCGAAAGCGACTACACCCTCAACCGCGGACTGCAGACCTTGCGCGCGAAGCTCACCGACACATGGAAGAGCAATAACAACCAGCAGACGGTCAACGATAACGCTCAGATCGCGGGCTGCCCCACCGGCCTCAAAGAGATCTTCGCCACTCCCGGAAAGACCGTGCTTCAGGCCATCGCCGAGAAAAAAGCTTATCCCGTGGAATACATCGACCTCGCCCGCGGGTTTACCGGCGATATCGGCATCACGGAGCTCACCTCACCGAATGGAACCAAACAAATCGAGCCGATTCTCATCCCCCCGTGCGAGCAGAACAAAGAAGGAGCGATCGATAACTTCTTTACGGGGCAGGCGTATCTGCGGCCGGCCGACGGGAGCGCCTGCAGGCTCATAACCGATGCGAACGCGAACTTAAATCAATGGGCAGGAAATAAACTCCAGGGAATCGTGAATAAGATGCGATCGGGGTTGGCCCTCGCTCCCGACGAAGAAGGTTTTATCAACACCCTCCCCCTTCCGGCCTACTCCGCGCTGAAGGTGGCGGTGATCTCCGACCAGCCGGGGAGCACCATCGCGATCCTGTCGAACATCACCGCCCGCGCCTACGCCTTCAATATGATGTCGGACCTCTATCACCTCTCCTTGCAAAGTCTCTATACCGCGCGATCGGTGATATCGGCTCAGGGGCAGGCCGCGCAATCCGACTGCCAGATCGATCTGATGGCGCCGGCGATCGCGCAGACGGAGAAGCTGGCCGTGCAGATTCATGCCTCGGTGGAGGAAATCCAGCGGGCGTATGCCGCAATGGCCGGCGAGATCAACACCATCATGGAAGTGTCCGCGCGGCTCGAGCAGTTCAACGACATCGCCCGCGCCTCCTTATCCCAGATGTTTCGGCCCTCTCTGGCGAATCGGGCCATCGGAAGGTAG
- a CDS encoding conjugal transfer protein TraG N-terminal domain-containing protein — protein sequence MKKIFHVPPLVFLVVILSHSTSHAIEMEYYTYNGFNAVVSAFTKIALIFSDADYKGLFFTVIVLGILMGGVVVYFLALSGGRVTPLSWTWPVGIGITLYLALVLPKGTLHIYDPVKNQYQPVGGIPDGLIALIGALNKVERGLIDIVSTAADPVGYQQQAGGVGFDMLLNIQSKGVLLSDQYIHQSLRKYVEDCLYFEVARPGTTLTINDLANNADFIPLFRKAASPAIYTTFYEDAKPEGRTLKCSDAMPAIEAKITNPSLFENTSQARCADAGFDPSIPSEYNQCKGTFTSLVNWVQGAVFDATQIYRQNAMAQSLSSVAQSASPDTAIAVLAGRDTGTSLLSTGVVANEWIPIIRAVITAIAIGLLPFLVIFIPTPLFGKAVTLIAGFFIWLTAWGVTDAIAHQFAMDYAIKAFAEVRQYQLGLTAISTFGTASLKTLAAFGAIRWSGLMLATVITTLLVRFGGHALSMLAGQITSSPQHAAQATGRVTTPEGGAGLISALENAPPVMANAYKFDFGQRTHAKANTMARSTGEGLGLLDADSAFEVGGIQGQSARGSAFGTKHFASDVAGGDVASASMDSHYFRESSLYGGSKGRFDQARQILGVQTPTEAAAFEGTGRVITPEMASVASKQGYKGVISGMRLTEIGFDPKTGRAASMSFAGPVTDRNIDAVREVASNAGHQDAVSMLKHGMIATYSIDPQSGKGTFSATDTTSVKSEDFAEKTFRDGKGLTIDTPYGNYKLSSGKVQQVGGQLYVNGTSEDGKKISLEGSLRDAYRVIPGLKTVADGTAHYSTDPDAAMYELQMKPVDHGGEGALRTSVMKDRDGNISGIGLNLTRGEIEGGMHGYETLNARELKGLAKTLRSQGSSNQAVNTLEYLAERGRSANVQYSYPTHGGEMGQLAVTNEKTGKTMDFALSQSGWEEISKAHSSSLSGTRNISEDVDKSTVDHGVNIGSAMQMALKRDPAIAKFVSDHTLAKYKPEIFDANMAATAKDLAKDVGGFLKRSGASVGYAEGSAGLRVFGIGGAAGRKSIEEESINLLATEYDQKIRQSVREAKEQELGREDTERYVAGKVGEFTQDLYDQARTASSLDYGASAPGGGVKRVIESIPFDPKRIDVDELKNRPD from the coding sequence ATGAAAAAGATTTTCCACGTTCCGCCGCTTGTCTTTCTTGTTGTGATCCTGTCGCACTCGACCTCCCATGCGATCGAAATGGAGTACTACACTTACAACGGCTTTAATGCGGTGGTCAGCGCGTTTACAAAGATCGCGCTGATCTTCAGCGACGCCGATTACAAGGGCCTCTTCTTCACGGTCATTGTGCTCGGGATCCTCATGGGAGGGGTGGTGGTCTATTTTCTCGCCCTCTCGGGGGGCCGCGTCACGCCCCTTTCCTGGACCTGGCCGGTCGGCATCGGGATCACCCTCTATCTGGCCCTAGTCTTACCGAAGGGAACGCTCCACATCTATGATCCGGTGAAAAACCAATATCAGCCGGTCGGAGGGATTCCGGACGGCCTGATCGCGCTCATCGGCGCCCTCAACAAGGTCGAACGGGGCCTGATCGATATCGTTTCCACCGCCGCCGACCCGGTCGGGTATCAGCAGCAGGCCGGCGGGGTCGGCTTCGACATGCTTCTGAACATCCAGTCTAAAGGGGTGCTGCTGTCGGACCAGTATATTCATCAGTCTCTGCGGAAATATGTCGAGGATTGTCTCTATTTCGAGGTGGCGCGTCCCGGAACGACCCTCACCATCAATGATCTGGCCAATAATGCCGACTTCATCCCCCTGTTCAGGAAGGCGGCGAGCCCCGCGATCTATACGACCTTTTACGAAGACGCCAAACCGGAGGGGAGGACTCTGAAATGCTCGGACGCGATGCCGGCGATCGAGGCGAAGATCACAAATCCCTCGCTCTTTGAGAACACCTCCCAAGCGAGGTGCGCCGACGCGGGATTCGACCCGAGTATTCCAAGCGAATACAACCAGTGTAAAGGGACGTTCACGAGCCTGGTCAACTGGGTTCAGGGAGCGGTGTTCGACGCCACACAGATTTACCGGCAGAATGCGATGGCACAGTCGCTCTCCTCCGTGGCGCAATCGGCCAGCCCCGATACGGCGATCGCCGTCCTTGCGGGACGAGACACCGGGACCTCCCTGCTCTCGACAGGGGTGGTGGCCAACGAGTGGATTCCGATCATCCGGGCCGTCATCACGGCAATTGCGATCGGCTTGCTCCCTTTTCTGGTGATCTTCATTCCGACCCCTCTCTTTGGCAAGGCCGTGACGCTGATCGCGGGGTTCTTTATCTGGCTGACTGCCTGGGGGGTGACCGACGCCATCGCCCATCAATTTGCAATGGATTATGCCATAAAGGCCTTTGCGGAGGTACGACAGTACCAGTTGGGGCTCACCGCCATTTCCACATTCGGGACCGCCTCATTAAAGACCCTCGCCGCGTTCGGGGCGATTCGCTGGTCCGGTCTGATGCTCGCCACGGTGATCACGACCCTGCTGGTTCGGTTCGGAGGCCATGCGCTCAGCATGCTGGCAGGACAAATCACATCGTCTCCCCAGCACGCGGCCCAGGCGACCGGGAGAGTGACGACTCCCGAGGGAGGGGCCGGTCTGATCAGCGCGCTCGAGAACGCGCCCCCGGTGATGGCCAACGCCTATAAGTTTGATTTTGGGCAAAGGACCCATGCGAAGGCGAACACGATGGCCAGAAGCACGGGCGAGGGGTTGGGATTGCTGGACGCGGATTCGGCGTTCGAGGTCGGCGGCATTCAGGGGCAATCCGCGCGGGGATCGGCGTTTGGAACGAAACACTTTGCATCCGATGTCGCAGGAGGTGATGTGGCATCGGCGAGCATGGACTCCCATTATTTCCGGGAGAGCTCTCTGTATGGTGGGAGTAAGGGGCGGTTCGATCAGGCCCGTCAGATTTTGGGAGTTCAGACGCCGACGGAAGCTGCGGCCTTTGAAGGCACCGGCCGTGTGATCACGCCGGAGATGGCCTCCGTTGCCTCGAAGCAGGGCTACAAAGGAGTAATCTCCGGAATGCGCCTCACAGAGATCGGCTTTGATCCGAAGACCGGAAGGGCCGCCTCTATGTCCTTTGCCGGTCCTGTGACCGATAGAAATATCGATGCGGTGAGAGAAGTCGCCTCGAATGCGGGACATCAGGATGCGGTCTCGATGTTAAAACACGGGATGATCGCGACCTACTCGATCGATCCCCAGAGCGGGAAGGGGACCTTCAGCGCCACCGATACCACCTCGGTCAAGAGCGAGGATTTTGCGGAGAAGACCTTCCGGGATGGAAAGGGGCTCACGATAGATACGCCCTACGGGAACTACAAGTTAAGTTCAGGAAAAGTCCAGCAGGTCGGAGGCCAACTCTATGTCAATGGGACATCGGAGGACGGGAAAAAGATCTCTCTGGAGGGATCTCTGAGAGATGCTTACCGTGTGATCCCCGGATTGAAGACCGTCGCCGATGGGACGGCCCATTACAGCACCGATCCCGATGCGGCTATGTATGAGCTTCAGATGAAGCCGGTGGATCATGGAGGAGAGGGCGCTCTGAGAACCAGTGTGATGAAAGACCGGGATGGAAATATCAGCGGCATCGGGTTGAATCTCACCCGCGGCGAGATCGAGGGGGGCATGCATGGCTATGAGACGCTCAATGCAAGAGAGCTGAAGGGTCTCGCAAAGACCCTCAGATCTCAGGGTAGCTCAAACCAAGCGGTCAATACATTGGAGTATCTTGCGGAGCGCGGGAGGTCGGCCAATGTCCAGTACAGCTATCCCACCCATGGCGGCGAAATGGGACAATTGGCGGTGACGAATGAGAAAACGGGAAAAACAATGGATTTCGCGCTGTCCCAGTCAGGATGGGAAGAGATCAGCAAGGCTCACAGCAGCAGCCTCAGCGGAACACGGAATATCTCTGAAGATGTCGATAAGAGCACAGTTGATCATGGCGTGAATATCGGATCGGCCATGCAGATGGCCTTGAAGAGAGATCCCGCGATCGCGAAGTTCGTCTCGGACCACACGCTTGCTAAATATAAGCCGGAGATTTTCGATGCGAATATGGCGGCGACTGCGAAAGATTTGGCTAAGGATGTGGGGGGATTTTTAAAGAGAAGTGGAGCCAGTGTTGGTTACGCCGAAGGGTCGGCAGGTTTGCGAGTGTTTGGGATTGGAGGGGCCGCAGGTAGAAAATCAATCGAAGAAGAATCTATTAACTTGCTTGCAACGGAATATGACCAGAAGATTCGTCAGTCTGTCAGAGAAGCCAAAGAGCAGGAACTTGGGAGAGAAGACACGGAAAGATATGTGGCCGGAAAGGTCGGCGAATTCACGCAGGATCTCTACGATCAAGCCAGGACAGCTTCTTCGTTAGATTACGGAGCATCTGCACCGGGCGGTGGTGTTAAACGCGTAATCGAAAGTATCCCGTTTGATCCGAAGAGAATTGATGTGGACGAACTAAAAAATAGGCCGGATTAA
- a CDS encoding Uma2 family endonuclease yields MSPQAHKVKFTYEDYLLFPDNGKRHELIDGEHFMTPAPSTKHQKISSNLHRIISYFVYEKDLGILFSAPTDVVLSDQDVVEPDLLFVSSARSSIITEKNIHGAPDLAVEIISETTRKTDEIIKRKLYERHGIPEYWIVDPELETVKVYRMTDQGYIRSAELSSESNNTLTTPLLPDLRIPLSEIFK; encoded by the coding sequence ATGTCGCCCCAGGCTCATAAAGTTAAATTCACCTACGAGGACTACCTTCTTTTCCCGGACAATGGGAAGCGGCACGAGCTGATTGATGGAGAACATTTTATGACCCCGGCTCCTTCGACCAAGCACCAAAAAATTTCCTCCAATTTGCATCGAATCATCAGCTATTTCGTGTATGAGAAGGACCTTGGCATCCTGTTTTCGGCTCCGACTGATGTTGTCCTCTCCGATCAGGATGTTGTGGAACCTGATCTTCTTTTCGTTTCATCGGCCCGGTCCTCCATCATTACCGAGAAGAACATTCATGGGGCTCCGGACCTTGCGGTTGAGATCATCTCTGAAACCACCCGAAAGACCGACGAGATCATCAAGCGTAAACTTTATGAACGGCACGGCATCCCCGAATATTGGATCGTGGATCCGGAGTTAGAGACCGTAAAGGTCTACCGCATGACTGACCAGGGTTACATTCGTTCTGCTGAGCTGTCTTCGGAATCGAACAACACACTCACAACGCCTCTCCTGCCTGATTTGCGAATACCGCTCTCTGAAATATTCAAATAA
- a CDS encoding lytic transglycosylase domain-containing protein → MSISLIFTGLTPNSADAFCFEEAGAIYRVSPQLLWAIAKVESSFNPDALNRNVNGSYDVGLLQINSAWAKILGEELWASLGNPCQNVKVGAWILAQCMQRYGYTWEAVGCYNATSPDKRAKYAWKVFLSLPNRK, encoded by the coding sequence GTGTCGATTTCACTTATCTTTACCGGTCTGACTCCCAACAGTGCGGATGCCTTCTGCTTCGAGGAGGCCGGGGCGATTTATCGGGTCTCTCCGCAGCTGCTCTGGGCGATCGCCAAGGTGGAATCTTCTTTCAATCCTGACGCCCTGAATCGGAATGTAAACGGCAGCTACGATGTCGGCCTCCTGCAGATCAACTCGGCATGGGCAAAAATCCTGGGGGAAGAACTGTGGGCTTCTTTGGGGAACCCCTGCCAGAATGTGAAGGTCGGAGCGTGGATTCTCGCGCAGTGTATGCAGCGATACGGGTATACCTGGGAAGCGGTCGGCTGCTACAACGCTACCAGCCCGGATAAACGGGCGAAGTATGCATGGAAGGTCTTCTTATCCCTTCCGAACAGAAAATAA
- a CDS encoding NfeD family protein: MDIELWQLWTVAAMALFITELFTAGFFTAAIGIGCLAAGLAHWMGWAIEMQITALFTVTLLVFLMLRPLFLKYLDSETWIKTNTEALIGKEGYVLEKIDPIAHSGRIIIGGEDWKGVSIDDTIVEANVRVEVVRINGTRLIVRQFSKREDI, from the coding sequence TTGGATATTGAACTCTGGCAACTCTGGACTGTGGCGGCGATGGCGCTCTTTATCACGGAGCTCTTTACCGCTGGTTTCTTTACCGCCGCTATTGGGATAGGGTGTCTGGCGGCCGGTTTGGCTCATTGGATGGGGTGGGCGATCGAGATGCAGATTACGGCCCTTTTTACAGTGACCCTCCTCGTATTCCTGATGCTTCGGCCTCTGTTTTTAAAGTATCTGGACTCGGAAACCTGGATCAAGACCAATACCGAGGCTTTGATCGGGAAGGAGGGATATGTCCTGGAGAAAATCGATCCGATCGCTCATTCAGGCCGGATTATCATCGGCGGGGAAGACTGGAAGGGAGTCTCGATTGATGACACCATCGTTGAAGCCAACGTAAGAGTTGAAGTCGTCAGGATCAATGGGACCCGTCTCATCGTAAGACAATTCTCAAAGAGAGAGGACATCTGA
- a CDS encoding SPFH/Band 7/PHB domain protein produces MGILIIVILVAVFVILFAAQGFKIVQQAETMVIERLGAYHRTLSKGINIIWPIIDKAREIEWRYVKTDVDGRTIIKKEKITRIDLRETVYDFPRQTGIITKDNVVIEINAILYFQITDPVKAVYEIANLPDAIEKLAQTTLRNIIGEMDLDQTLISRDTINSKLKAILDEVTEKWGVKVNRVELQDIHPPRDIIGAMEKQMRAERDRRAAILEAEGSKQARILESEGFKESEINRAEGEKRAKILMAEGEAEARIKVADAEAAALKKIKEAISGGNPAHYLIAIRYIEALKGMVTGKDNKVVYMPYEATGVLSSLGGIREMLDGAGTWKK; encoded by the coding sequence ATGGGCATATTGATTATTGTCATTCTGGTTGCGGTATTCGTCATTCTCTTTGCAGCCCAGGGTTTCAAGATCGTGCAGCAGGCGGAGACGATGGTGATCGAAAGGCTCGGCGCCTATCACAGAACCCTCAGCAAGGGGATAAACATCATCTGGCCGATAATCGACAAAGCCAGAGAGATCGAATGGAGATACGTCAAAACGGATGTAGACGGCAGAACGATCATCAAGAAGGAGAAGATCACTCGAATCGATCTACGGGAGACCGTTTACGATTTTCCAAGGCAAACTGGCATCATAACGAAAGATAATGTCGTCATAGAAATAAATGCAATCCTGTATTTTCAGATCACCGATCCGGTCAAGGCGGTCTACGAAATCGCGAATCTTCCGGATGCGATCGAGAAGCTTGCCCAGACGACGCTAAGGAATATTATCGGAGAGATGGACCTGGATCAAACGCTGATCTCCCGGGATACGATCAACAGCAAGCTGAAGGCGATCCTCGATGAGGTCACGGAGAAATGGGGTGTGAAGGTCAATCGCGTCGAATTACAGGACATCCATCCGCCACGGGATATTATCGGCGCGATGGAGAAGCAGATGCGGGCGGAGCGGGACCGGCGGGCGGCCATTCTGGAGGCGGAGGGGTCAAAGCAGGCGAGAATCCTGGAGTCGGAGGGATTCAAAGAGTCTGAAATCAATAGGGCGGAGGGAGAAAAGAGGGCGAAGATTTTAATGGCGGAAGGAGAAGCCGAGGCCCGGATCAAAGTGGCGGATGCGGAGGCTGCGGCTTTAAAGAAGATCAAAGAGGCGATTTCCGGTGGGAACCCTGCGCATTATCTGATCGCGATTCGATATATCGAAGCGCTCAAGGGGATGGTCACCGGGAAGGATAATAAAGTCGTCTACATGCCGTATGAGGCGACGGGGGTCTTAAGCTCCCTAGGCGGGATTCGGGAGATGCTCGACGGGGCAGGGACATGGAAGAAGTAA